The following proteins are encoded in a genomic region of Magnolia sinica isolate HGM2019 chromosome 1, MsV1, whole genome shotgun sequence:
- the LOC131245960 gene encoding gamma-soluble NSF attachment protein: protein MANSNPDKLMTKADKLTKLSLTRWSADWRSATELYEQAAVAFRFAKNYEKAKIAFEKASKGQEMLSSPWDAAKHMESAAALAKELSSWGEVADLYRKASELYNECGRSQPASDALAKGARALEEANPDEAIRMYTDACATLEEDGKEQMAFDLYRDATSVYLKLERYTDAATFLLRWGLSADQCKAVHSQCKAYLSAIIVYLYAHDFKQAQKCYNDCSQIDAFPSSDQGRVASKLLSAYAEADIEDIKRVAQSSTISNLDHMIIRLARKLPTGDMSSLEIERAEEEEPLDENDLT from the exons ATGGCGAATTCCAATCCCGATAAATTGATGACGAAAGCTGATAAATT aaCAAAACTCAGTCTCACAAGGTGGAGTGCTGATTGGAGGAGTGCCACTGAACTGTATGAGCAAGCTG CTGTTGCATTCAGGTTTGCAAAGAACTATGAGAAAGCGAAAATAGCATTTGAAAAGGCCTCAAAAGGGCAGGAGATGCTCTCATC ACCTTGGGATGCTGCAAAGCATATGGAGTCTGCTGCTGCTCTAGCAAAAGAACTTAGCAGTTGGGGTGAAGTTGCTGACCTTTACAGAAAAGCCTCTGAGTTGTACAACGAGTGTGGTAGATCACAGCCTGCATCTGATGCTCTGGCAAAGGGTGCTCG TGCCCTGGAAGAAGCTAACCCCGATGAAGCTATTCGGATGTATACCGATGCTTGTGCCACTCTAGAAGAGGATGGAAAGGAGCAAATGGCATTTGATTTATATCGTGATGCCACAAGTGTTTACCTTAAACTTGAGAG GTATACTGACGCTGCTACTTTTCTATTGAGATGGGGCTTATCTGCAGACCAGTGCAAGGCTGTCCACAGTCAATGCAAG GCGTACCTGAGTGCAATTATAGTGTACCTTTATGCACATGATTTCAAGCAAGCACAAAAGTGCTACAATGACTGTTCTCA GATAGATGCTTTTCCGAGCAGCGACCAAGGTCGCGTTGCTAGCAAATTGCTATCTGCTTATGCAGAAGCAGACATTGAAGATATTAAACGTGTTGCTCAGTCGAGCACCATTTCAAATCTCGATCACATG ATCATTCGGCTTGCAAGGAAACTACCAACAGGTGATATGAGTTCGCTTGAGATAGAAAGAGCTGAGGAAGAAGAGCCTCTTGATGAAAACGACCTCACCTAG